The nucleotide window CCATATCAAGGGTAGTAATCCGGAACATTTCCCCTGCACCCTCTGTATCGCTTCCTGTAATGATAGGGGAATGCACATAGACATACCCTTTTTCTTGGAAAAATTTATGAATAGCAAACGAAGCAAGTGATCTCACACGGAATACAGCTGAAAACGTATTGGTTCTTGGGCGCAGATGCGCTATTGTTCTTAAATATTCAAAGGAATGCTTCTTTTTTTGTAATGGATAGTCCGCATTGGAGGATCCTTCTATCACAATCTCTGTCGCTTTAATTTCAAACGGTTGCTTCGCTTGTGGAGTATGAATAAAATCCCCCTCCACTTTTATTGATGAGCTAATTGGAAGCTTGGCAATATCTTTGAAGTTCGCCAATTGTTCATCGAAAACAATTTGCACTCCTTTAAAAAAACTGCCGTCATTTAATTCAATGAATCCAAAGGTTTTAGAATCGCGAATCGTCCGAATCCATCCGGACAACTGTACCTTTTGATCAATATAACTATCTGTATTTCTGTACAAATCCTTGATTAAGGCCTGTTTCATGAGTATTCCTCCTAAATCATATGTATAAGCTTTAGTTAATAGTCAGTAGGATTAAATCGATTCCGCTTGTCATATGTAGACAACTAAAAAAAACTCCCCTCCCAATTGGGACGAAAGATACTATTAACAGACTATCATCGTTTTCTTATAATCCCTTCAATATTATATAAAACATTATACCAAATAAGCAATATACAACAAAATTTCTATTTCAATAGGAGAACCTAAAGCTTATCTCACTTTTCTGAATACTTTTGATAACTTCCAGAAATTTAGCAGGATTTTTCTGATAGTCGTCGAATGTAATAACAAATAATCGATTCTTGATTGGGGGTTACTTTGTGGACAAGGTTACATGTATTGCCTATCTGTTATACAAGTCATCTAAGAATCAAGACATCAAGGAAAAAGCGATCGAATTATTGAATGGCGATGTATCACTTCGCGATTTAAAGAGAAATGTCTCGTTTCAAGCCCAGCTAGTCATTACAGAATCATTACTAAAAAAGAACAAAATAGATAAACATCAAGTACAATTATTCGCAGAGGAATTCATGGTGGTTGAAGTATAAAGTAAAGAAAGGTGATTATATGGTACAGGTGGAAGTTACAATAACCTTCGAAGGAAAATACTATTTAACAAATGTCATTACCCATCGAGAAACTTCTGAAGAAGAAATATTACGCCTTGCCTTTGAACAGGTCAAAAAGCAATGGGAAAAATAGAAAAACGCAAGATGTCTAGTGCTGGACAATTCTCAAAGTCCAACTATATGCTTTATTTTTTAACCTAAAAAGGCTGTAGAATTCATAAAGATTTCTACAGCCTTTTTATTATGGTTTTAGGTTAACTCATAAGCCTCCCGTGACACGGAATCCATGAGCGGACTAATCCCTTCTGTTGCAAACATATGGAGTTCATGCATCGCACGCGTACAAACCGTATAGAATAATTTTCGCTCATTTTCACGCTTATACTGCGAACAATCATACAATATGACTGCATCAAATTCAATCCCTTTTGCCAGATAGGAAGGTATCACGAGATTGCCCTTTTCATAGGAAACAGTCCCCTTTTCGATTAAATGAACAGGCACTTCATTTTTTAGTGCTTCAAAAACTGCCTTACTCTCTCCGGCAGTTCTACAAATAACCGCAATCGTGCGATGTCCTTCATCCTTCAATGCCTTCATTTTTGCGAGGATCGCATTATTCAACTTAGTTGATTCTACCTTCTCTATTACCGGCTTCCTTCCCTTCCGATTAAAGGGTTCTATTTTTTCGCCGCCGTCAATCAATCCACTTGTAAATTCGACAATTTCCCTTGTGGAACGGTAGGTCTTTGTTAACACGAACGATTCGACCTCTTCTTCACTAACATTTAATTCAGTAAGGACTGTCTCGGAACC belongs to Neobacillus sp. OS1-2 and includes:
- a CDS encoding BA3454 family stress response protein; the protein is MKYKVKKGDYMVQVEVTITFEGKYYLTNVITHRETSEEEILRLAFEQVKKQWEK